One region of Streptomyces davaonensis JCM 4913 genomic DNA includes:
- a CDS encoding helix-turn-helix transcriptional regulator, with amino-acid sequence MIPAPHPEHGTEDLCAAATELYERALREGHVSVTDAAAAPCLADLGLLHPGVTAPDRLEPLSPVVALHQMLRAAEERIADERRREERLAAMFEPLMRIDGPQGGSSGIPSVTVLSGLDRIGRTIAEAMAGSSELLAVQPHVTHTLAPPNVHVEALARDQALLDRGGRIRTLYQHTLRHAPTVIARYERLRGDAEARTLDEVTERLIVIDRAVAFIPANADRTLALKVRHPAIVGFLATAFDRLWRLATPMYPQAVQQPVRDGVTPRQRAIAALLIEGHTDAVIADRLGMNVRTARVHIAKLAATLGSDSRAQLGYLIGRSGILDQAGA; translated from the coding sequence ATGATCCCGGCGCCGCACCCGGAGCACGGCACGGAAGACCTGTGCGCGGCAGCGACCGAGCTGTACGAACGGGCCCTGCGCGAAGGGCATGTGAGCGTCACCGACGCAGCGGCCGCCCCCTGCCTGGCCGACCTCGGCCTGCTGCATCCCGGCGTGACGGCCCCCGACCGGCTCGAGCCGCTGTCCCCGGTCGTGGCGCTCCACCAGATGCTGCGCGCGGCGGAGGAGCGCATCGCGGACGAACGCCGCCGGGAGGAGCGGCTGGCGGCGATGTTCGAGCCGCTGATGCGGATCGACGGCCCCCAGGGCGGCTCGTCGGGCATCCCGTCGGTCACCGTCCTCAGCGGCCTCGACCGCATCGGCCGGACCATCGCCGAGGCCATGGCCGGATCCTCCGAACTGCTCGCCGTACAGCCACACGTCACGCACACTCTGGCGCCGCCCAACGTGCACGTCGAGGCCCTGGCCCGCGACCAGGCCCTGCTGGACCGCGGCGGCCGTATCCGCACCCTCTACCAGCACACCCTCCGGCACGCGCCCACCGTCATCGCCCGCTACGAGCGGCTGCGCGGGGACGCGGAGGCCCGCACCCTGGACGAGGTGACGGAACGTCTCATCGTCATCGACCGCGCGGTCGCCTTCATCCCGGCGAACGCCGACCGCACGCTGGCCCTGAAGGTCCGCCACCCGGCGATCGTCGGCTTCCTCGCCACCGCCTTCGACCGCCTCTGGCGCCTGGCCACCCCCATGTATCCGCAAGCCGTCCAGCAACCCGTCCGCGACGGCGTCACCCCCCGCCAACGCGCCATAGCCGCCCTTCTCATCGAAGGACACACGGACGCGGTCATCGCCGACCGCCTCGGCATGAACGTCCGCACCGCACGCGTCCACATCGCCAAGCTGGCGGCGACGCTGGGCAGCGACAGCCGGGCCCAGCTCGGCTATCTCATCGGACGGTCCGGGATCCTGGATCAGGCAGGCGCATAG